A single window of Selenomonas sputigena DNA harbors:
- a CDS encoding TIGR02530 family flagellar biosynthesis protein: MADARIYLPSQPLLPQMPAAKQPASQKNAPSFAAELEKAKSEVSFSAHATERMRARGIDLSDEELSRLGDAVNKMASKGARESLIYMNDVALVVSIRNRTVITAMDGMSAKDNIFTNIDSAAIL, encoded by the coding sequence ATGGCTGACGCAAGAATTTACCTTCCGTCCCAGCCGCTCCTGCCGCAGATGCCTGCTGCAAAACAGCCGGCATCGCAGAAGAATGCCCCTTCCTTTGCTGCCGAGCTTGAGAAGGCCAAATCCGAGGTCAGCTTTTCGGCTCATGCCACAGAACGCATGAGAGCGCGTGGCATCGACCTCAGCGATGAAGAACTTTCAAGGCTTGGCGACGCCGTCAACAAGATGGCTTCGAAGGGGGCAAGGGAATCCCTGATCTATATGAACGACGTCGCGCTCGTCGTGAGTATCAGGAACAGGACGGTCATCACGGCCATGGACGGCATGAGCGCCAAGGACAATATTTTCACGAACATCGACAGTGCAGCGATTCTCTGA
- a CDS encoding flagellar hook capping FlgD N-terminal domain-containing protein, translated as MNGTNLNTVTVDGVKYDRAKYEASQTKTAKKNDSLGKDAFLQLLVTQLRHQDPLSPDDNTQYIAQLAQFSSLEQMTQMVKGFENVSKLVSNIDSSVLVGSLSNMIGKNIQWTHVTKTKDAEGNPKTNSETFAGNVRGVKVLNGKPMVVAQDAKGKLHEVEVSEIEAIADPPTKKASASGT; from the coding sequence ATGAACGGAACGAATCTGAATACCGTCACGGTCGACGGTGTGAAGTACGATCGTGCCAAGTATGAAGCGTCTCAGACGAAAACGGCAAAGAAGAACGACTCGCTCGGCAAGGACGCCTTCCTGCAGCTTCTCGTGACGCAGCTTAGGCATCAGGATCCTCTGAGCCCGGACGACAATACGCAGTACATCGCCCAGCTCGCACAGTTCTCGTCGCTTGAGCAGATGACACAGATGGTCAAGGGCTTCGAGAATGTATCGAAACTCGTGTCGAACATCGACAGCTCCGTGCTCGTCGGCTCTTTGAGCAATATGATCGGCAAGAACATCCAGTGGACACATGTGACGAAGACGAAGGATGCGGAGGGCAATCCCAAAACCAATTCGGAAACCTTTGCAGGAAATGTCCGAGGCGTCAAGGTTTTGAACGGCAAGCCGATGGTCGTCGCACAGGATGCGAAGGGCAAGCTGCATGAGGTCGAGGTTTCGGAAATTGAAGCGATTGCCGATCCGCCGACGAAGAAAGCCTCCGCATCGGGAACATGA
- a CDS encoding flagellar hook-length control protein FliK, giving the protein MNDVQVNLMNVAPAPNTTVKTNAVEAVRPASQAGTTADRGAKNPSFDRTLAKLKTLKQSLAEAVEVVGKDPLAASLAASQQTKQADLSTGNSAEAVETVEAVKNASVKNVAAVGEAAQSETSVLVVLPASVEETTDPASIALLDKAAIQQGDVELSLQDEMPVDETKAAVSQDKAGDGAAKMQEVPQNKAADINHLAALLSRSERTEQDLLRALPHRTLLPTSQAGVLAATEYPSQIEADIFTAESVEASLPADLNMVEADAELPDVLLRTLARQPMASVTTGTVENSRQTAASSTLNGEATPLPVSTVDTKVAPIQSANLAEGGQDLTQSSSNGNFAGFFNEQQASQDDRAQENNAFFQTAATQTLGGSAAKPKASSAMQLFTEAAQTPQGGQEVGHASQANPGVTFQTALQETAEAQPTAPAAPQKDYEVAKQIVEQARLLRMPEQTEMVIRLKPEHLGELTLKVSVAASGAVNAAFHTDNASVRAIIETSMIQLKHELQAQGLKVDNVGVYAGLGEHSMMNGQQDADAHYAQHGGQGSSQGRDAQQALASFEEEQQALAAGAQQGVLAQDGVDYRI; this is encoded by the coding sequence ATGAATGATGTACAGGTGAATCTCATGAACGTTGCACCGGCACCAAATACGACGGTGAAGACAAACGCCGTCGAGGCTGTGCGTCCTGCAAGTCAGGCGGGGACGACGGCTGATCGTGGGGCGAAGAATCCGTCGTTCGACAGGACGCTTGCAAAGCTCAAGACGCTGAAACAGAGTCTTGCGGAGGCGGTAGAAGTTGTGGGAAAGGATCCTTTGGCCGCATCGCTTGCTGCTTCGCAGCAAACGAAACAAGCAGATCTCAGTACTGGGAATTCGGCAGAAGCGGTGGAAACCGTGGAGGCCGTTAAAAATGCCTCGGTGAAGAATGTCGCTGCTGTTGGCGAAGCCGCACAGTCGGAAACGTCCGTCTTGGTGGTGTTGCCTGCCTCCGTGGAGGAGACAACGGACCCTGCCTCAATCGCTTTGTTGGATAAAGCTGCAATACAACAAGGGGACGTGGAACTTTCGCTGCAGGACGAGATGCCCGTGGATGAAACAAAGGCGGCAGTTTCGCAGGACAAGGCCGGTGACGGCGCTGCGAAGATGCAGGAGGTGCCACAGAACAAGGCTGCGGATATAAACCATCTTGCTGCACTGCTTTCACGCAGCGAAAGGACGGAACAGGACTTGCTCCGAGCGCTTCCTCACAGAACCTTGTTGCCGACGTCGCAAGCAGGAGTGCTTGCAGCGACAGAATATCCATCGCAGATAGAAGCAGACATCTTCACTGCGGAATCGGTAGAGGCTTCTCTGCCGGCGGATCTAAATATGGTGGAAGCTGACGCGGAACTGCCCGATGTGCTTTTGCGTACCTTGGCCCGACAGCCGATGGCTTCGGTCACGACGGGGACAGTAGAAAACTCGCGTCAGACTGCAGCTTCCTCGACTCTGAATGGAGAAGCGACGCCGTTGCCTGTTTCGACTGTGGACACCAAGGTCGCTCCGATACAGTCTGCTAATCTGGCAGAAGGGGGGCAAGATCTGACACAAAGTTCTTCGAATGGGAACTTTGCCGGGTTCTTTAACGAGCAACAGGCATCGCAGGATGACAGGGCGCAGGAAAACAATGCGTTTTTCCAGACTGCAGCAACACAGACATTGGGTGGAAGCGCAGCGAAACCGAAGGCGAGTTCTGCCATGCAGCTTTTTACAGAAGCCGCACAGACTCCGCAAGGAGGCCAGGAGGTGGGTCATGCTTCCCAGGCGAATCCCGGCGTGACGTTCCAGACCGCATTGCAGGAAACTGCCGAAGCGCAGCCGACAGCACCCGCAGCCCCGCAGAAAGACTACGAGGTGGCGAAACAGATCGTCGAACAGGCAAGGCTTCTGCGCATGCCCGAACAGACAGAGATGGTCATCCGTCTGAAGCCCGAGCACCTTGGCGAACTGACGCTCAAGGTTTCCGTCGCCGCAAGCGGCGCGGTCAATGCAGCGTTCCATACGGACAATGCTTCCGTGCGTGCCATCATCGAAACCTCGATGATCCAGCTCAAGCACGAACTGCAGGCGCAGGGACTGAAGGTGGACAACGTTGGCGTCTACGCAGGTCTTGGAGAACATTCCATGATGAACGGTCAGCAGGACGCGGATGCTCATTATGCACAGCACGGCGGCCAGGGCAGCAGCCAGGGACGCGACGCCCAGCAGGCGCTTGCATCCTTTGAAGAGGAGCAGCAGGCTCTCGCGGCAGGTGCGCAGCAGGGCGTGCTCGCGCAGGACGGCGTGGACTATCGCATCTGA
- a CDS encoding MotE family protein → MKKMVKIALAAILLLVLVVGGFLLGVYLQIFDASTMNEKLKLYDMPIIGEFFVKPAPETGETPKEEAVGKTKEEMTDSKPNPDKDKDKGTSKPKVLTKEEIEKQMKEREAQEKKRVSKLARVYNEMKPQQAAEVMKDLDDDLSVAILQKMDESQAAKTLAAMDADQSARLTKLMYTGVPKKVISPLDRQGQNPQNAADESQTTDETAQ, encoded by the coding sequence ATGAAGAAGATGGTCAAAATCGCACTCGCCGCAATATTGCTGCTCGTGCTTGTCGTGGGAGGCTTCCTGCTCGGCGTGTACTTGCAGATCTTTGATGCGAGTACGATGAATGAGAAACTGAAATTATACGATATGCCTATCATCGGGGAATTCTTCGTAAAGCCTGCGCCTGAGACGGGAGAGACGCCGAAGGAAGAGGCGGTGGGAAAGACGAAGGAAGAAATGACGGACAGCAAGCCGAATCCTGACAAAGACAAGGATAAGGGGACATCGAAACCCAAAGTGCTGACGAAGGAAGAAATTGAGAAGCAGATGAAGGAGCGCGAGGCGCAGGAAAAGAAGCGTGTCTCGAAGCTCGCGCGCGTTTACAACGAGATGAAACCGCAGCAGGCGGCCGAGGTCATGAAAGATCTCGACGACGATCTCTCCGTCGCCATCCTGCAGAAGATGGATGAATCACAGGCGGCGAAAACGCTTGCTGCGATGGATGCCGACCAGTCGGCTCGCTTGACGAAACTTATGTATACAGGTGTGCCGAAGAAGGTCATCTCGCCGCTCGACCGTCAAGGACAGAATCCACAGAATGCAGCGGATGAAAGTCAGACGACAGATGAGACGGCGCAGTGA
- a CDS encoding lytic transglycosylase domain-containing protein — protein sequence MELSGVEAIQARISEIQRRFGIEGPVPGTAVGFQRALDAELKKNDGATPPQTTGVGATTKTDAAKVTPTEASTQLSGASNETTRFIQEAAAKYGLDSRLVAAVAEAESSGNQSEVSDVGAVGVMQLMPDTAAALGVNPYDEKQNIEGGAHYLKQMLDTFGGDMKKAIAAYNAGPQAVKDYDGVPPYAETQNYVNKVLDLYR from the coding sequence ATGGAACTCTCGGGCGTTGAGGCAATACAGGCGAGAATATCTGAAATCCAGAGGAGATTCGGCATTGAAGGCCCCGTGCCCGGCACGGCGGTTGGCTTCCAGCGAGCATTGGATGCTGAACTCAAGAAGAACGACGGCGCGACCCCGCCGCAGACGACTGGGGTGGGAGCGACAACAAAGACGGATGCCGCAAAGGTGACGCCCACCGAGGCTTCCACACAGCTTTCTGGCGCATCGAATGAGACGACGCGGTTCATCCAGGAAGCTGCGGCGAAGTACGGACTTGACTCGCGCCTCGTCGCTGCTGTCGCAGAAGCGGAATCAAGCGGCAATCAGAGTGAGGTGTCCGACGTCGGAGCCGTTGGCGTCATGCAGCTGATGCCAGATACGGCGGCAGCGCTCGGCGTCAATCCCTACGACGAGAAGCAGAATATCGAGGGCGGTGCGCATTACCTCAAGCAGATGCTTGACACTTTCGGCGGCGACATGAAGAAAGCGATTGCTGCCTACAATGCAGGCCCTCAGGCAGTTAAGGACTACGACGGCGTACCGCCTTACGCTGAGACGCAGAATTACGTGAATAAGGTTCTCGACCTCTATCGATAA
- the fliJ gene encoding flagellar export protein FliJ, whose amino-acid sequence MKRFRFKLETLLKVTRSKKEEAEVQFAEASRRLEADKEKLGELLAEMQQGKKDYDRLTDGHTISLGRLLTFNSFFEWKRGQIENQQEQILRSRAERQKRLKALLLIMNKLKSIEQLKTKRLQQYKEEALLEEQKLLDEIGLQLYMRGINM is encoded by the coding sequence ATGAAGAGATTTCGCTTCAAATTGGAAACCCTGCTGAAGGTCACGCGTTCGAAAAAGGAAGAGGCTGAAGTGCAGTTTGCTGAGGCGTCGAGGAGGCTCGAAGCAGACAAGGAGAAGCTCGGCGAACTTCTGGCGGAAATGCAGCAAGGCAAGAAGGATTATGATCGATTGACGGATGGGCATACGATTTCTCTCGGACGGCTCTTGACATTCAACAGTTTCTTCGAATGGAAAAGGGGACAGATTGAAAATCAACAGGAGCAGATTCTCAGAAGCCGCGCAGAACGGCAAAAAAGACTCAAAGCGCTCCTGCTGATTATGAACAAGCTTAAGAGCATCGAGCAGCTCAAGACGAAGCGGCTTCAGCAATACAAGGAAGAGGCACTTCTCGAGGAGCAGAAGCTTTTGGATGAGATTGGCTTGCAGCTCTATATGCGGGGCATAAACATGTAG
- the fliI gene encoding flagellar protein export ATPase FliI gives MNDLQEVRGTSEWETSSWEDEVQPVVFDDGGDAVLTGDGRLRINVQKFLDAVSTCESIKMSGKIVQVIGLVIESAGPNVSMGELCYVKSRFPHVEPIPAEVVGFRDGHVLLMPIGEMQGIGPGCEVVSAQRTLQVQVGPELLGRVLDGLGEPIDGKGPLLCKRDYPLQADPPSPLERPRIQDSLYVGVRAIDGLITLGDGQRIGIMAGSGVGKSTLLSMIARNTEADISVIALVGERGREVKEFIERDLGEEGLKRSVVVVATSDKPALVRIKGAMTATAIAEYFRDQGKRVVLMMDSVTRFAMAQREVGLTIGEPPATRGYTPSVFALLPRLLERAGTSRKGSITGIYTVLVDGDDMNEPIADAVRSILDGHIVLSRAIAAQNHFPAIDVLASVSRVMNEVVDDAHLKAAQNLRALMAVYKEAEDLIHIGAYVKGSSQKIDTAVAKIDAINDFLCQGIFEQSSYEETEKALEAI, from the coding sequence ATGAATGACTTGCAGGAAGTTCGCGGGACTTCTGAATGGGAAACTTCATCATGGGAGGACGAGGTGCAGCCTGTCGTCTTTGACGACGGAGGCGACGCCGTCCTGACGGGCGATGGGCGTCTGCGCATCAACGTGCAAAAGTTCCTCGACGCCGTAAGTACCTGTGAGTCAATTAAAATGAGCGGCAAGATCGTGCAGGTCATCGGACTCGTTATTGAATCTGCGGGGCCGAACGTGAGCATGGGCGAACTTTGCTATGTGAAGTCACGCTTCCCGCATGTCGAACCGATACCGGCAGAGGTCGTGGGCTTTCGCGATGGACATGTGCTCTTGATGCCCATCGGCGAGATGCAGGGAATCGGTCCTGGTTGCGAGGTTGTTTCGGCGCAGAGGACTCTGCAGGTGCAAGTTGGCCCGGAACTTCTGGGCCGCGTCCTCGACGGACTCGGCGAGCCGATCGACGGCAAGGGGCCGCTCCTTTGCAAGCGCGACTATCCGCTGCAGGCCGATCCACCGTCGCCGCTCGAACGGCCGCGCATACAAGACTCGCTCTACGTCGGCGTGCGTGCTATCGATGGACTTATCACACTCGGCGATGGGCAGCGCATCGGTATCATGGCGGGGTCGGGCGTTGGCAAGTCGACGCTCCTCTCCATGATCGCGCGCAATACGGAAGCCGACATCAGCGTCATTGCGCTCGTCGGCGAGCGCGGGCGCGAGGTCAAGGAGTTCATTGAACGCGACCTCGGCGAGGAGGGTTTAAAGCGCTCCGTCGTCGTCGTCGCTACGTCGGATAAGCCGGCGCTCGTACGCATCAAGGGCGCGATGACGGCGACCGCCATCGCCGAGTACTTCCGGGACCAGGGCAAGCGCGTCGTGCTCATGATGGATTCCGTCACGCGCTTCGCCATGGCACAGCGCGAGGTCGGTCTGACAATTGGTGAGCCGCCGGCGACGCGCGGTTATACACCGTCGGTGTTCGCGCTCCTGCCGCGCCTCTTGGAACGTGCAGGGACGAGCCGCAAGGGGTCGATCACAGGCATCTACACTGTGCTCGTCGATGGCGATGACATGAACGAGCCAATCGCTGACGCCGTGCGCAGTATCCTTGATGGTCACATCGTCCTGTCGCGTGCCATTGCCGCACAGAACCATTTCCCTGCTATCGACGTGCTCGCAAGTGTCTCGCGCGTCATGAACGAGGTTGTCGATGATGCACACCTCAAGGCGGCGCAGAACTTGCGTGCCTTGATGGCGGTCTACAAGGAGGCGGAGGATCTCATTCACATCGGTGCCTATGTCAAGGGGTCGAGCCAAAAGATCGATACAGCAGTCGCGAAGATCGATGCGATTAACGACTTTCTCTGCCAAGGGATCTTCGAGCAGAGTTCCTACGAAGAGACGGAAAAGGCGTTGGAAGCAATCTGA
- a CDS encoding FliH/SctL family protein, which yields MWQEEARIVEPPPPPPKPKVLPKELEDVTEESLAERLAYVREKELKADTLLEETREKCAMMVQDAEYASERSEADARNLAEEIKEEAHEAGKAEGFEEGHKAGMKKAAEDCEDILAAANDKAGALMNAALEARKIYLQMAEEDVTSIAMHVVEQILPQHFIDAPQIVLPLVRKALMKVRDQAEVVVYVAPDSYEFVLMAQSEFQQMLEGQAVLLVKSDAGLKPGDCVLETPNGNVDARLATQIELVKKAIQEVCL from the coding sequence ATGTGGCAGGAAGAAGCTCGCATCGTTGAGCCACCGCCTCCGCCGCCGAAGCCCAAGGTGCTCCCCAAGGAACTAGAGGATGTCACGGAGGAATCGCTTGCTGAGCGCCTTGCCTATGTAAGGGAAAAGGAGCTGAAGGCGGATACCTTGCTTGAGGAGACGCGCGAGAAGTGTGCGATGATGGTGCAAGATGCCGAGTATGCGAGCGAACGCAGCGAGGCGGATGCGCGCAATCTCGCCGAGGAGATCAAGGAAGAGGCGCACGAAGCGGGCAAAGCGGAGGGCTTCGAAGAAGGGCACAAAGCGGGGATGAAGAAGGCCGCAGAAGACTGCGAGGACATCCTTGCAGCAGCGAACGATAAGGCGGGCGCCTTGATGAACGCGGCGCTTGAGGCTCGCAAAATCTATCTGCAAATGGCAGAAGAGGATGTCACAAGTATAGCGATGCATGTCGTCGAGCAGATTCTGCCGCAGCATTTCATCGATGCGCCGCAGATCGTCCTGCCTCTCGTGCGCAAGGCTTTGATGAAGGTACGCGATCAGGCGGAAGTCGTTGTCTACGTCGCACCGGACTCCTACGAATTCGTGCTTATGGCACAGTCGGAGTTTCAGCAGATGCTTGAAGGACAGGCGGTGCTCCTCGTCAAGTCGGATGCCGGACTCAAACCTGGCGACTGCGTGCTTGAGACACCGAATGGCAATGTTGATGCGCGTTTGGCGACGCAGATTGAATTGGTGAAGAAAGCAATACAGGAAGTGTGTTTATGA
- the fliG gene encoding flagellar motor switch protein FliG → MAEQKNPPLTGRQKAAVLFIALGAESSALLFQHMNEEEIESVTLQIANQKKVPADQKKAVISEFYQMLMAKSYLSAGGLEYAQNILEKALGAEKAKLILSRLTASLQARPFDFLHKTDPSQLLNFIQNEHPQTIALIMAYLDPDQAAILMGSLPPDKQAEVTKRIATMDRTSPDIIREVEKVLERKLSSLVTQDFTSAGGVKAVVEILNRVDRTTEKTITETLEVDNPELTEEIKRLMFVFEDIVVLDDRSLQMVLREVDTKDLSLALKATPKEVADKLYKNMSKRAADMLREEIEFMGPVKIRDVEEAQQKVVNVIRSLEDKGEIVVARGKGDEMIV, encoded by the coding sequence ATGGCTGAACAGAAGAATCCGCCCTTGACGGGGCGACAGAAGGCGGCAGTCCTCTTCATCGCACTTGGCGCCGAGAGTTCGGCACTCCTCTTTCAACATATGAATGAGGAAGAAATAGAGTCTGTAACGCTGCAGATTGCGAATCAGAAGAAAGTGCCAGCCGACCAGAAAAAAGCGGTCATCAGTGAGTTCTATCAGATGCTCATGGCGAAGAGCTATTTGTCGGCTGGAGGCCTTGAGTATGCACAGAACATCTTGGAAAAGGCTCTTGGTGCAGAGAAGGCGAAGCTCATTCTCAGTCGCCTGACGGCAAGTCTGCAGGCACGTCCTTTCGACTTCCTGCACAAGACCGATCCGAGTCAGCTCTTGAATTTCATCCAGAACGAGCATCCGCAGACGATCGCTCTGATCATGGCTTACCTCGATCCCGATCAGGCGGCGATTCTCATGGGATCTCTGCCGCCCGACAAGCAGGCGGAGGTCACGAAGCGCATCGCGACGATGGACCGCACGTCCCCGGACATTATACGAGAGGTGGAGAAGGTCTTGGAGCGCAAACTGTCCTCGCTCGTCACGCAGGACTTCACCTCGGCGGGCGGCGTAAAGGCTGTCGTCGAGATCCTGAATCGCGTCGACCGTACGACGGAAAAGACGATCACGGAAACACTCGAGGTCGACAACCCCGAACTTACGGAAGAGATCAAACGCCTCATGTTCGTTTTCGAGGACATCGTTGTACTCGACGATCGCTCGCTGCAAATGGTGCTCAGAGAGGTCGACACGAAGGATTTGTCACTCGCCCTCAAGGCTACGCCGAAAGAGGTTGCCGACAAGCTCTACAAGAATATGTCGAAGCGTGCAGCCGATATGCTGCGTGAAGAAATCGAGTTTATGGGGCCTGTCAAGATTCGCGACGTCGAAGAGGCGCAGCAGAAGGTTGTCAATGTCATCCGCAGCTTGGAGGACAAGGGTGAGATCGTCGTTGCACGCGGAAAGGGTGACGAGATGATTGTCTAG
- the fliF gene encoding flagellar basal-body MS-ring/collar protein FliF: protein MAEWKERYLELWNNYSKRQRYMIIGAAALVFIAIVAGSIIYGGKPDMVPLFTNMEAKDAGEVAAKLKENKVNYEIQEGGQGTTILVPAKSVDSTRLDLAAEGLPRGNKGFELFDDSKLGVTEFQNKVNYLQALQGELTRTIEQIDAVEKARVHIVLPEDSLYKKNEKPATASIMLKLKANMQLSKKEVKGIVNLAAHSVQGLTPENITIVDESGKILNDPDENNDDGVGQKTLTQMEMTKKVQDNLQKNVQSLLDASLGEGKSFVRISVELDFDQKTTDSQTYTPVVDESGIVRSQQTTSESYAGTSTQPGGPAGTQSNVPGYVEQNNNSQAQYERKENTTNYEVNEEKRKIVASPGSIRRLTVAVLVNDDVTQAQQESILRSVRSAAGINPDRGDTVSVEPLPFSTEARDKKLADEQAERDRLDREFYLQLAAFLLVIALIVGSILMYRRKKRLEQEAIEEQRRQEELERQRLAEERAAQIEAGEVTEEELTEEEQRQLNEMQAIEEMIMHTPEDAAMLVKQWLAGDD, encoded by the coding sequence ATGGCAGAGTGGAAAGAGCGCTACCTGGAGCTCTGGAATAATTACAGCAAGCGGCAGCGATACATGATCATCGGCGCCGCAGCTCTCGTATTCATTGCCATTGTTGCCGGCAGCATCATTTATGGCGGTAAGCCGGACATGGTGCCCTTGTTCACAAATATGGAAGCGAAGGATGCCGGCGAAGTCGCGGCGAAGCTCAAAGAGAACAAGGTGAATTACGAGATACAGGAAGGCGGGCAGGGTACGACAATCCTCGTTCCTGCGAAGAGCGTTGACAGCACGCGCCTGGATTTGGCTGCCGAAGGTCTGCCCAGAGGTAATAAGGGCTTCGAACTTTTTGATGACAGTAAGCTCGGCGTGACGGAGTTCCAAAACAAGGTTAATTACCTGCAGGCGCTACAAGGTGAACTTACGCGCACGATCGAACAGATCGACGCGGTTGAGAAGGCGCGTGTACACATTGTCCTGCCGGAGGACAGCCTTTACAAGAAAAATGAAAAGCCGGCGACGGCATCCATCATGTTGAAGCTCAAGGCGAACATGCAGCTGTCCAAGAAAGAGGTCAAGGGTATTGTGAATCTTGCTGCGCACAGCGTGCAGGGACTGACGCCCGAAAATATCACGATCGTCGATGAGTCGGGGAAGATCTTGAATGACCCCGATGAAAACAATGATGATGGCGTGGGACAGAAGACGCTGACGCAGATGGAGATGACAAAGAAAGTTCAGGACAATCTGCAGAAGAATGTCCAGAGCCTCCTCGACGCGTCGCTCGGTGAGGGAAAGTCGTTCGTGCGCATCAGCGTCGAGCTTGACTTCGATCAGAAGACGACGGATTCGCAAACTTACACGCCTGTCGTAGATGAGTCGGGCATCGTACGCAGTCAGCAGACCACGAGCGAGAGCTATGCGGGCACATCGACGCAGCCCGGCGGCCCTGCCGGCACACAGTCCAATGTGCCTGGCTATGTGGAGCAGAACAACAACTCGCAGGCACAGTATGAGCGCAAGGAAAATACGACGAATTACGAGGTCAACGAGGAGAAGCGCAAGATTGTCGCTTCGCCCGGCTCAATTCGCCGCTTGACGGTCGCTGTCCTCGTCAACGACGATGTGACGCAAGCACAGCAGGAGAGTATCCTGCGCTCCGTGCGTTCCGCGGCCGGTATCAATCCTGACCGAGGCGATACGGTCTCCGTCGAGCCGCTGCCGTTCAGCACCGAGGCACGTGACAAGAAGCTTGCCGACGAACAGGCGGAACGTGATCGACTTGATCGCGAGTTCTACCTGCAGCTCGCCGCTTTCCTCCTCGTCATTGCGCTGATCGTTGGCAGCATCCTCATGTATCGCCGCAAGAAGCGTTTGGAGCAGGAGGCCATCGAAGAGCAGCGTCGTCAGGAAGAGCTCGAGAGACAACGCCTCGCCGAGGAACGTGCTGCGCAGATCGAGGCAGGCGAGGTTACGGAGGAAGAGCTTACGGAAGAAGAGCAGCGCCAGCTCAATGAGATGCAGGCAATTGAAGAGATGATCATGCATACACCGGAAGACGCGGCTATGTTGGTCAAGCAGTGGCTGGCGGGGGATGATTGA
- the fliE gene encoding flagellar hook-basal body complex protein FliE: MQVEALQMTPVQMTGQSHLGETEQREVKPFHEFLTDSLGEVNGLIKESERLNMELAAGRITDVSEVVIASEKAGIATQLTMQVRNRAVEAYQEIMRMQV, encoded by the coding sequence ATGCAGGTGGAAGCGCTGCAAATGACGCCAGTGCAGATGACTGGCCAAAGTCATCTGGGGGAGACCGAACAGAGGGAAGTGAAGCCTTTTCATGAGTTCCTTACGGATTCCCTTGGCGAGGTCAACGGACTGATCAAGGAGTCCGAACGACTCAATATGGAACTTGCGGCAGGACGCATCACCGATGTGTCCGAAGTCGTCATTGCGAGTGAGAAAGCGGGCATTGCCACGCAGCTCACGATGCAGGTGCGGAATCGTGCGGTTGAGGCCTATCAGGAAATTATGCGCATGCAGGTCTGA
- the flgC gene encoding flagellar basal body rod protein FlgC, translated as MSMFGGIDASASGLTAERLRMDVISNNIANANTTRSVEGGPYHRRYVVFQPRERGKEDFASTLRQKLDNQAGNGVRAMKIEEDRSQGPLVYDPGHPDANADGYVERPNINIVQEMVDMITASRAYEANVTAINAAKGMAQNALNIGK; from the coding sequence ATGAGCATGTTTGGAGGAATCGATGCTTCCGCTTCCGGACTTACGGCGGAGCGTCTGCGCATGGACGTGATTTCAAACAATATCGCGAATGCGAACACGACACGTTCAGTTGAGGGCGGTCCGTATCACAGGCGTTACGTCGTTTTTCAGCCGCGTGAGAGGGGTAAGGAGGACTTCGCTTCTACCTTGCGCCAGAAGCTCGATAATCAGGCAGGAAATGGTGTGCGTGCCATGAAGATTGAAGAAGATCGGTCACAGGGACCACTGGTTTACGACCCTGGTCATCCTGATGCGAATGCGGATGGCTATGTCGAGCGCCCGAACATCAACATCGTGCAAGAGATGGTGGATATGATCACGGCTTCGCGTGCCTACGAGGCGAATGTGACGGCGATCAACGCCGCCAAGGGCATGGCGCAGAATGCGCTGAATATCGGCAAGTAA